Proteins from one Aspergillus nidulans FGSC A4 chromosome VIII genomic window:
- a CDS encoding uncharacterized protein (transcript_id=CADANIAT00002746), whose translation MRWLSKLLAPYWFSLLPIRSHAWTFVWRDAQNNTHVPSGSSDFPCTEIANPPGMVFEYDADGDFTTFYVYQNTNCSGDPTGWAEHYHSKPASNFLGSFQIVDRRKTQSATASSTSSTASGDTPLSGGAIAGAVVGAVAGVALMGALVFVGVRRRNNKPVTTAGSAITSNGPAGSGVVPTLIEVQKDTLQPDERPMKNEWVAVAGSEQKPTRMAELPGDFEAVEMSDSHRVNEIEGTGWSLQSSRNA comes from the coding sequence ATGCGGTGGCTCAGCAAACTTCTCGCTCCGTACTGGTTTTCATTGCTCCCAATAAGATCCCATGCATGGACATTCGTCTGGCGTGATGCGCAGAACAACACGCACGTCCCCAGCGGCTCCTCTGACTTTCCCTGCACCGAGATTGCTAACCCGCCGGGCATGGTCTTTGAGTACGACGCAGACGGGGATTTTACGACTTTCTATGTGTATCAAAATACCAACTGCTCTGGAGATCCCACTGGCTGGGCGGAGCACTATCACTCGAAGCCTGCGAGTAACTTCCTTGGCTCATTCCAGATTGTGGACAGAAGAAAAACACAATCCGCAACAGCATCGTCCACCAGTTCCACTGCATCAGGGGACACGCCCCTCTCAGGGGGTGCGATTGCAGGGGCTGTCGTCGGTGCAGTGGCTGGTGTAGCTCTCATGGGGGCTCTAGTATTCGTCGGTGTAAGACGACGAAACAATAAACCTGTCACTACTGCTGGTTCCGCTATCACATCGAATGGCCCGGCAGGTTCGGGTGTTGTCCCTACTTTGATCGAAGTACAAAAAGATACCCTACAGCCTGACGAGCGTCCTATGAAAAATGAATGGGTTGCGGTTGCAGGCTCGGAACAAAAACCGACACGAATGGCAGAGCTACCAGGGGATTTTGAGGCGGTTGAGATGAGTGATAGTCACCGGGTAAACGAAATCGAGGGTACGGGTTGGTCATTACAGAGCTCACGAAATGCCTGA
- a CDS encoding uncharacterized protein (transcript_id=CADANIAT00002745), with the protein MQILSTTLTVMSLMSAVTANTIVRWHGCSGEYQETQTTGDGCTNVSGFKTENLCSVEVPPPGTDRCEFYSTACDVMPSGRNTAPDRRSKAIR; encoded by the exons ATGCAGATTCTGAGCACCACACTCACTGTCATGTCTCTCATGTCGGCAGTGACTGCCAACACAATCGTGAGATGGCACGGATGTAGTGGTGAATACCAGGAAACCCAGACAACTGGCGACGGTTGCACCAATGTGAGCGGCTTCAAGACCGAGAACCTATGCAGCGTGGAAGTGCCGCCCCCAGGAACAGACCGTTGTGAATTTTACAGTACTGCTTGTG ATGTTATGCCTAGTGGACGA AACACTGCCCCGGACCGCAGGAGCAAGGCTATAAGGTGA
- a CDS encoding uncharacterized protein (transcript_id=CADANIAT00002744), with protein MTTREGPRILFCLTTRELQNPAKFRQYTQPGRR; from the exons ATGACAACCCGTGAGGGTCCAAG AATCCTGTTCTGTTTGACAACCCGCGAGCTCCAAAATCCCGCCAAGTTCAGACAGTATACCCAACCCGGTCGCAGATAA